In Rissa tridactyla isolate bRisTri1 chromosome 2, bRisTri1.patW.cur.20221130, whole genome shotgun sequence, a single window of DNA contains:
- the LOC128905604 gene encoding mitogen-activated protein kinase kinase kinase 3-like, whose amino-acid sequence MDEEEALNSIMKDLAALGKCGGLLDNNRNKNSVHSSKQQRNVRIKFEYEGEKRIIQFPRPVKFKEVVQKVTDAFGQTMDLVCVNNELLIPLKSQEDLDKAMEQLELSPSLKSLRILVSAPKKANLLQPNNSKQHEMRISRSMGDIMGSLYKDSERTRKYSTGSLHTGRSSPPPGSVPEEQQQIARQGSYTSINSEGEFIPETMDQNMLEAFISPDESLSGSCQSLDRSVDSPPFTQTPVPGRKSHPKDSLDCMDFDIPFCERFGKGGTFPRQYHLSQSRKDYSDGRRTFPRSYFPQENLFQLVPSSRTKSFNGDSKLSTLQYNEYRPKWWNNCEKSLQVFSTSPTKARNSLQAPVNWRLGKLLGRGAFGEVYLCYDADTGRELSVKQVPFDPDSQETSKEVNALECEIQLLKTLRHDRIVQYYGCLRDPEEKKLSIFVEYMPGGSIKDQLKAYGALTENVTRKYTRQILQGVFYLHSNMIVHRDIKGANILRDSAGNVKLGDFGASKRIQTICMSGTGIKSVTGTPYWMSPEVISGEGYGRKADVWSVACTVVEMLTEKPPWAEFEAMAAIFKIATQPTNPQLPDGVSNSCRNFLKQIFVEEKRRPTAEDLLRHPFVNCGL is encoded by the exons CAGCGAAATGTCAGGATCAAGTTTGAATATGAAGGAGAGAAAAG GATTATCCAGTTTCCAAGACCAGTCAAATTCAAAGAAGTGGTGCAGAAGGTCACAGATGCTTTTGGACAGACGATGGACTTGGTCTGTGTGAACAATGAG CTCCTGATCCCGCTGAAATCCCAGGAAGATTTGGACAAAGCGATGGAACAGTTGGAGCTGAGCCCTTCCCTGAAAAGCCTACGGATCCTTGTGAGCGCTCCAAAGAAAGCGAAT ctcctgcagccaaaCAACAGTAAACAGCATGAAATGAGGATCTCCAGATCCATGGGCGATATCATGGGATCCCTGTACAAGGACTCCGAGAGGACGCGGAAGTATTCAACAG GCTCTCTGCACACCGGCCGGAGCTCTCCGCCCCCGGGGAGCGTTcccgaagagcagcagcagattgCCCGCCAGGGGTCCTATACCAGCATCAACAGTGAAGGCGAGTTCATCCCTGAGACCATGGATCAGAAC ATGCTTGAAGCTTTCATCAGCCCCGACGAGTCGCTGTCTGGGAGCTGCCAGTCGCTGGACAGATCTGTGGACAG CCCTCCCTTTACCCAAACCCCTGTTCCTGGAAGGAAGAGCCATCCCAAAGACAGTCTTGATTGCATGG ATTTCGACATCCCATTCTGCGAGAGATTTGGGAAAGGTGGGACCTTCCCAAGGCAGTACCACCTCTCCCAAAGTCGCAAGGACTACAGTGATG GCCGGAGGACTTTCCCCAGGAGTTACTTCCCACAGGAGAACCTGTTTCAGCTTGTCCCTTCTAGCCGAACCAAGAGCTTTAACGGGGACAGCAAGCTCAGCACCTTGCAGTACAACGAGTACAGGCCCAAATGGTGGAACAATTGTGAAAAAAGCCTGCAGGTCTTCAGCACCTCCCCTACGAAAGCTAGGAACT CCCTGCAGGCACCTGTGAACTGGAGGCTGGGGAAGCTGCTTGGAAGAGGAGCTTTTGGGGAAGTCTATCTCTGCTACGATGCTGACACTGGCCGGGAGCTGTCGGTGAAGCAGGTGCCTTTCGACCCCGACAGTCAAGAGACGAGTAAA GAGGTGAATGCCTTGGAATGTGAGATTCAGCTGTTGAAGACTCTCCGTCACGACAGGATAGTGCAGTACTACGGGTGCTTGCGGGAtcctgaggagaagaaactgTCTATCTTTGTTGAATACATGCCAGGG GGCTCAATAAAGGACCAGCTAAAAGCTTACGGTGCTCTGACCGAGAACGTCACACGGAAGTACACCAGGCAGATCCTGCAGGGAGTCTTCTACTTACACAGCAATATGATTGTCCACCGGGACATTAAAG GTGCCAATATTTTGAGAGATTCTGCTGGAAATGTGAAACTTGGAGATTTTGGGGCCAGCAAACGCATCCAGACCATCTGCATGTCTGGGACTGGGATTAAATCTGTCACGGGAACGCCATACTGGATGAGCCCAGAGGTTATCAGTGGAGAAGGCTACGGAAGGAAAGCTGACGTGTG GAGTGTGGCCTGCACCGTGGTGGAGATGTTAACGGAGAAGCCGCCCTGGGCAGAGTTCGAAGCCATGGCGGCTATTTTTAAAATCGCCACCCAGCCGaccaacccccagctccccgaCGGCGTCTCGAACTCCTGCCGCAACTTCCTCAAGCAGATCTTCGTGGAGGAGAAGCGGAGGCCGACGGCCGAGGACCTGCTGAGACACCCCTTCGTCAACTGTGGGCTCTGA